The Brassica napus cultivar Da-Ae chromosome C1, Da-Ae, whole genome shotgun sequence DNA segment TTGTAGAGATCATCTCCAACGTACAAGCCTGCCACCGACGAAGAAGTTCCTTATCCGCTACACCTTTCAAGCTACGGTACATGCGCTGTGGAGAGAGCTAAATGCCCGTAGACATGGAGAACAGCCACAAACTGTGAATGTCATCACCAAGTTTGTAGATAAAACAATCAGACTCAAGCTACTCTCAGTCAAGGAGCTGGGGCAAAAGTATCTTGAGGAGAGCTTGACCACTTGGTTTGCAACAAGAGAGAGACCACCATGAAGGGGTTTTTTTTCCATAGAATCTAGAGTATAGAAGTTTCTTACAAACACAACAGAAGCACTTGATGTACAAAGTTttgattgaataaaattttacattcattcaaaaaaaaaaaaagaattaggaACAAGGAAGTGTGGACATGGAGAAAACAAGACCCGTTTACTAGCcatttctcttcctcttctactcATCATTCATTATCAATGAGAATATTACCAATCACAAGATAAATCAAcgcaaactttttttttttttttgtattgtcaCATTCGAAAATCATAAGCTTAAAACCATTTGAACTTTGTATATACACAAAATGGAATCTTGATAATTATATTTGCAAAGTCTATAGTTTCTATGAATTAATGTGTCTCATTGATATGAACAATCGAAATATCCATATATAATATGTACATCCTTTTCTAAACCCTGTGTTGATTATAGCTTTTATCTGGATCATCTGTTTATTCCTCATCTCAAGTCTACACAGTTGATGTTTTAGATACTGAAGAGGGGAAAAATGCATGTCTTTGTGCTTGTAATTTTCAGCGTAAGAAACATAGTTGTTGTTCAATTACAGAGAAACAAAGAAGTTTGCTAAAACGTaaaaaagagagatagagaaaaaACACACCAAGCTAAAACGGAAACAGTACCAGAGGAACAAAGAAGTTTgctaaaaaaagtaaaaaagcaGAGTAATGAGAAAAACACCAAGCAAAACCAGAAACGATACCCCAAATCTTATTTGATACGGATAGACATAGTGGTTCCTTTGTATTTCTTCTTTCAGATTCCTCAGGCAGGCTATAAAAGATCtgtacaaaaaaagaagaagaaggcttaTTCAGGTGATTtgactataatatttttgtttcttccaGTGTTTGCTAACAAGTTGATTTAAAACTCTTGAAAATTACCTTTTTAATGAGTTGTGGTGCGGTTGCGTCTGCTTTTGTTTAGGACAAAAGGGTTGATGAACCACTCTGGTTTGTAGGAAAAAAGTATGTATCCAATCACCCATCCAAAGGCAATACCAGGTATTACTCCTATTACAGCTGCTATCCAACTCAacacctcttcctcttcttcttcctctgattCTGGTGTTTCATGCGGTGTTGGCATGTGGATATCTCTGCAAACTTCGTCAAGAGAAGGGCCAAAAAGTCCCGGATTATCCTCAAAGGAAGTGCAATTCACCCTTCGAAACTGAGTGCTTCCGGGTACTAGACCAGTGAGCTTGTTATGAGAGAAGTTCATGTAGGAAAGGAATGAGAGTTCCCCTAGCTCTAGCGGAATTTCTCCTGAAAGCTGGTTTTGGGAAACGTCTAGTGACTCAAGAGCCGTCAGGTTTCCCATAGATGAAGGGATGTGGCCGGTGAAAGCATTGTTGGACAAGTTGAGCACATGGAGCTCTTTCAATAGACCAATGGACCTTGGGATCTCTCCTTCAAATTTGTTTCCTGAAAAGTCGAGTGCTGTGTAGATCTTTAGGATACGTACTAGCTCCATCTCTAAACCTTTGTTCATCAACACCATTGAATCATGGTAATAGGAATCCCCCATGTACTTGTCAAACCGCTGATCATAATTGTCCCCCAATGATGACATAGCACTCCACTTCACAAAGTAGTCTGATGACAAAGATCCATTGAAGTGATTGTGGGATATGTCGACGATTTGCAATTTAGGGAACGAAGTATAATGTATCGGTCCATGGAAGGCATTAGAGCGTAACACAAGAATTTTTAGTTGTGGTAGAGAACTCAACCAAAATGGAAACGTATCATTGATAATGTTGCTTTCCACGTTCAGAACTTCAAGAAAAGAGGAATTGATCAAAGATTTTGGAAGCTTCCCTGTCAGTTTGTTATGACCGACATCAAGCGTTGTTGAGAATTGACATATATTCTCTGGAAGACCTCCATGGAGACGATTTTGACGAAGGCTTAGAACTGTCAGATAGAGATTTTCCATACAAGGAGGGATTACACCACTGAAGTTGTTGTTTGATAAATCAAGAATGGATAAACCACGCAGATCGCATATGAATGAGGGAATATTTCCTGTGAAATTGTTGTTGGAGGCAAACAATTTTCCCATAGATAGCCCATGTTTCATTGAGTTTCCGAAGCCAGTGAAAGTGTTGTTGGAAAGATCCAGGTAAGTAAGATTTGGTAGCGTCCATAACCAGCCAGGCATTTGCCCTTTGATTTTATTGTTGGAAATGTCTAGACTGTCCAAATTTTTCAATCTTACAAACTCCGGAAGCTTGGTGATACCGCAGCCCGACAAGTGCAACTGATACAACAAAGGGGAAACGGGAACTGGACTCTTGTTTGTGGCTGAAACATGGTTTCCTGAGAGATCCAACACACCGAGGCGAACACTTGAGCAGGTGATAATCTTTTATGATTTTTCTAAAGAGATTCTAGAACCTTAACTTAACTTTGGGTTTAGCCAAATAAGATTATTGAAACCCATAATTAAGGATAGCCCAAAATCAAGTTTAACTTCAATAGTTTATAGGGTTGATCTGGATCTtctgtttattttctcatctCACGTCTTTACAGATGATGTTAGATGCAGGAAAGGGGAAAAGATACACATTTTTTATTGTGCATATAATTTTTAGCGTAAGAAACATAGTTGTTCAATTACAGAGAAAAAAGAAGTTTGCTGAAAAGTAAAAAACAGAGATGTAGAGAAAATACGCGCCAAGCTAAAACGGAAACAGTACCAGAGGaacaaagtaaaaaaacaaaaaagaaaaaaaacagagtaatgAGAAAACACCAAGCTAAACCAGAAACGATACCCCAAATCTTATTTGATACGGATAGACATAATGGTTCCTTTGGAtttcttcttccagattccttaGGTAGCTTATAAAAGACCTGAAAGACCAAAAAGAAGAAGGTTTATTCAGGTGACTtcactataatatttttatttgtaccagTGTTTGCTAACAAGTTGATTTAAACCTCTGGAAAATTACCTTTTTAATGAGTTGTGGTGCTGCTGATTCTGCGCTTGTTTCGGGCAAAAGGGTTCATGAACCACTCTGGTTTGTAGGAAAAAAGTATGTATCCAATCACCCATCCAAACGCAATACCAGGTATGACTCCTATTGCAGCTGCTATCCAACTCAAcacctcctcttcctcttcttcctctgattCTGGCGTTTCATGTGGTCTCAGCATgtgaatatctatgcaaatTTCGTCAAGAGAAGGGCCAAAAAGTCCCTGGTTCCCCTCAAAGGAAGTGCAATTCAGCCTTCGAAACTGAGTGCCTCCTGGTACTAGACCCGCAAGCTGGTTATGAGAGAAGTTCATGTAAGAAAGGAATGAGAGTTCCCCTAGCTCTTGCGGAATTTCTCCTGAAAGCTGGTTTTGGGAAACGTCCAATGACTCAAGAGCTGTCAGGTTTCCCAGAGTTGAAGGGATGTGGCCAGTGAAAGCATTGTTCGACAAGTTGAGCACAAGAAGCTCTTTCAATAAACCAATGGACCTTAGGATCTCTCCTTCAAGTTTGTTTCCTGAAAATTCGAGTGCTGTGTAGACTTTTGGGATAAATGGTAGCTCCATCACTAACCCTTTATTCATCAAAACCATTGAGTCAAAGTAAGAATTATCGCTCATGTACTTTCCGTACTTATCATAATAAACTGTAGACTCAAGTGATGACATAGCACCCCACCTCTCAAAGTAGTCAGATGACAAAGTTCCATTGAAGTAATTATGTGATATATCGGTCCATGGAAGGCATTGGAGCTTAACACAAGAATTGTTAAACGTGGTAGAGAACTCAACCAAAACGGAAACGTATCATTGATTATGTTGCTTTCCACGTTCAGAACTTCAAGAAAAGGGGAATGGATCAAAGATCTTGGAAGCTTTCCCGTCAGTTGATTATGACCGACGTCAAGCGTTATTAAGCTTTCAAATATATTCTCCGGAAGACCTCCATGAAGACGATTTTGACGAAGGTTTAGAACTTCAAGAGTAAGCTTGAGATTTCCCAAACAGCGAGGGATTAAACCACTGAAGTTATTGTTTGATAAATCAAGAATGTATAAAGTGGGCAAATCGCATATGAAAGAGGGGATATTTCCCGTGAAATTGTTGTCTGAGGCAAGCACGTTTATGCTATATAGCCTTGAAGGTGAAACTGTAGTTGAGTTTTGGAAGCCAGTGAAAGTGTTGTTGGAAAGATCCAGGTAAAACAGATTTGGTAGCGTCCATAACCAGCCAGGCATATTTTGCGTTCTTGCAAATTCCGGAATCTCGGTGATACCACAGCCTGACAAATGCAACGTATTCAAGAATCGCAAAGGGGTATCTGAAACTGGACTCTTGTTTGTGGCTGAAACATGGTTGCCTGAGAGAACCAGCCCAGTGAGCCTCTTAAACTATGACAAGATATCATTCAAGTCAATCGTAGTGGTCGTGTTCAAATAGAATAGGTCAAGAAGTTCGAGCCACTTGAGATGCGAGAAGATACTAAAGTCAACTGGACCTTGTGCATTGTAGTGGGAAAGGCGAAGGTCGACAAGGTTGGTAAATTTGGATATTGTGGCCGGGATTGGCCCTCTCAAGTTGTTTCTGTTAACGTCTAACCTTTGCAGCTTAGGTGGTGAAGATATATTCCCAAGCTCAAGAATACCGTTGAGTTGGTTATCAGACAATATAACATATTCAATAGAAGGAATggtgaagagagaagaaggcagGGTCCCAGTGAAAGCGTTGTTACTTGCATCAAAGGTCGTCAATTTGGATAGTGAAGTGATGTTATGAGGAATTGTTCCTGTGAACTGATTGTAGCTGAGTTCTAAAGATGACAAATTTGTCAAATTCAGTAGTGCAATGGGAAAGCTTCCATTGAGCCTATTGAGAAAAACATCTAAGCTGGTCAACTGGTTTAGATTGCCAAAAGAAGATGGGATTTCTCCAACAATATCATTCCTAGAAAGGTCCAATAGGCTCAATTTGAGGTTATAAAGATTTCCAACAATAAGTGAGGTTATAAAGATTTCCAATAGAAGATGGAATCTTGCCCGAAATTTGATTCAAACGAAGGTTAAGATTGGTGAGATGAGAAAGATTTCCAATCGAAGATGGAAGTGGACCCGAAAAACGATTACGTGAAAGGTCGAGAGAGGTGATATGAGAAAGGTTTCCAATTGAAGACATTATTTGACCATTGAAATCATTACGTGAAAGGTTTAGAGTGGTTAGAGAATGAAGGCTTTGAAGACTGCTATTGGAATGAAACGTGCCACGTAGGTAGCTGCAACTAAGGTCTAGCTCGATCACTTCACCGGATTTGGCATCGCACGTGATACCCTCCCAATTACAGCAGTCGCTGTTATTCGCCCATGAGTCCGTCTTCCCATGAGACACTAGTATATCATCATTGATATCATAACAACCATAAGCAAAGGAAGAGTTTAGAACCTCGAACTCGGTCTTGAATTGGAGAAGTGCATCCCTTTGTTCCGGACGACACAAGTGCGTATTAAGAACCGTAGACACGTCCTCATAACTGTAGCCGAATAAGAAAAGTATAGAAAGAGTAAGAGAAATGGTACTCGTTATGTTCCAAAAGCCTTTCATTCTTCTTTAAGCTTATTTAACTTTGAAATGAAAAGGGAAATTGGTGATGAGTAACATGCTTCTATGCCCATCTCTTTATAGCGCAATAATAGACTTCGTTTTTATTCCACACAAAAAATATCCAGAGAGATAAATCCAATATTCATCACGTCGAAAGCAAaatcgttctttttttttcgaaacaCAACTTTTTCATTAAGTTCAAGTTGCTTGATTACAAATAATAGAGGGAATTATCCATCCGCTTTAATTGAAAAGATAAACTACACCAACATAAGATAAAAAGGATAGGTcttcaaaagaagaagatgacagcGAACTCAAGACGGTGCTTGAATGCGTCAGTGTAGCTTTCACGACATGGTCGGACAGCAGAGAAATAGTCAGCTTAAATTGTGAAGTTGACATCCAATCCACACCTCGGAAACTCGTCGAAACGAATCCCGCTGCATCTTCAGGCCCCGAACGGACCGCTCCACAAGATAGCAAGACGGTTATAGATATGGACAAACACCTCCACAAGATTGGAGGGAAAGTACTCCTTAAAAAGGAAGCAAAGGATGAACATGATGGTCCCGGTGAACCCACCGGTAAATGGAAAGAAAGGCTACTCTTCGAACAAGAGAGATGAAACTTTGTGTGTATATATGTCTCTGTAAAAACGCTAGTGAATCCACCAAACATTTTTAGAAGATTAGTCAAGGAGACCAATCCACCCCACATCAAAGTGGGCTGTGAAACTGCTAGGAAGAGATGGGAGCCTTGGAGCTTTATTGGGCTTGTCAAGCTCACTGCAAAATGAAAGTAGCCCATCTCATGAACACAATGACTCAGCCTTCCTCGGTCAAAGAACCCGATGAACTGCGAGGAATCACGGCGGAGCAAAGAAGCGGCGATGTTTAACTGATATGGTTGAGATGATGACAATGGATAGCGGAGTAGGAAGTCCAGCGACAGTGGTGATAGAGGAGACATAAGGTGAACACAACCGAGACAACTGACAAAATTCCAGATCTAAAATCCGAGTTAATTGTTGAGCCCCACGGACACCGGGTTTGTAGACGTCGGAAGCCGAAGCTTGAAGTTGGACTTGTGGTGGTATGGAAGACGAATGTCGGAGGGGGCTTTCTAGCCGAGGAGACACGTAGGGAGGAGAGGAAGATTGAGCCTCACAGATCTGATTCTTGACGGAAGCCGGACCAGCAGAGCTATGGCGTTGATGGCGTTGAGTAGAGGAGGGGAGTGAAAACTGTAGTCGGGAGCCCCCGGAAAAATACGAAATGGAAGACAACTTCGACCAAGAAAGGGTCATATGAACAGTGAACAGAGCACGGGATCTTGAGCTTGAACAGATACGAAAAGAAAGAGGACGACGCGGAGGTTGAAACGCCCGACGCCGGCGAGCCATGGCTCTACCGGCGTCGGAGTGAAACGGTTGAGACGGCACCTCGATTATCGGGCCAGAGAGAAAACTATTAGGTCAAATTTCCGTGCATATTGGTCCCCTTTACTAATTacaagtatttttaaaaaaaaaaaactgtccaCACCATAGAAGACGTAATTTACGAAGTCTTATTTTGCTTAGGTGTATGTTTGGAGTTAAATTAACGTTTACAAGACGCGCATGCATATTGACCTAAAAACTAACGTTTACGAGACCCCTGCATTTGCATATATTGTAATCTTTCGATTTGATAgtaaatgttttatctttttaaaaaatcaggATTTTatgacattcctcttgctttaattaaaaaaagaactaattgAGATAACTGCTAAACTAGTTTAATTTTGATGGGATTTCAAAATAAGAAAGaatctctttttaaaaaataagaataaaaacaaacatcaaCGTTTTCAAGAAAAATCAACGGAGAAAAgtcttatttttggtttattcctCATAACTTTCATAATGAGAAATATATGCAaacatgacaaaaaaaaaatcaaatattttctaagaatcaatcaaaatgaacaaaatattaACCTGCttgaaatcaaataaatagtgaGTACATGCTTCATGACAGAAGAACCAACTCTTTCTCGTGAATCTACTTATGATCGAGCCATATCATCGTGAGTACATTATTCAACTAGTATTCCTCAGGGCGAGATGGTAAGGAAAACCCCAGACTTTGCTCGATCGTGTTCTTGTTTCTTCAATATATGGCCAGTAGCTATTCTCtcttataacaaaaataaaacaaaagatggATCGATGGTTTTGCTGATATGCATCAAATGCATTACATCATTGGAAGTTGTGTCGATTGTGAGACCTAAACCCATGAGTCTGATGCACACTAAGATCTTTCAAGATTAGAGATATtctatatatatcttgtgtTCTAACTAATTCTAATAACTAATTTAATTCTGAAAATCGTCTccaataataattttgttttgtctgTAGATGTAACCAAACTCGGTGAATCAATATGTTTATTGCAGAACCCAGTTTTTGCTCTGTTTTAGAATTCGTGAGGCTACTCAAGGAGACAATCTTTGATAGCTTCGACCCTGTTTTTACCAATTTAATTGGTAGTGGATTGTTTTGCGTAAGGCTCAGCATTACCACTCAATGATGATGCAATAAAAGGTACTTACACTTTGCAACATGAGAAGCTTTTCATAATTAGTGAGTTTCTCcaaagatagggcaagctcCATAGCTGATTCGTCAAAGAGTAAGAGATCATCAAGAGCATAATATTCGTCAAAGATTCTTGAAACTATACCTGGTACTCCATAAACTTCTCAGCATGACCTCGCTCTTCAAGACTCGAATCGTTGTCTAACTTAAGTATACTAACTGCTGCTACAATAAGATTATTATTAGTCAGCCAATAGATTTTGTCAGGACCTCTAGAGGTCTAAAAGCAGATGAAGATCAAAAACAGAGAAGTGTAGACAAATCTTGTTGGAAGGTACGATAAGTACGTACGAGAAGGAACATCAACGAAACCAGCTAAATTAAACAAATTGTGGAGCTTAAGAATCTTTTGATGAGTTCAACAAATTGTTTACAATGCCAATGAACAACAAGGTTGTTAACTGTTTTCCTCTGTTCATCACAAGCTCCTAAAAGCCTTGCATGTTACATATACAGCCAAAAAAGCAACACAGCGGGTAGACATTACAGGAAGCAAAAAAATTTGAAGAGAGTTTCAAAATTTGGAGCAGACTATGTCACATTGATTTTGAGGCAGACTGAGACTTGCCTTACTTTTAGAGTTAATCTAAGTTTCTTTTACAAAGGACAGAAGTAAGTATTTGATTTTGCATATTTGGTTTCCTACATTAGACAATGATGATGACGCTGGTGACTGCGGGTTTGTGGTGAGGAAGCATCGGAGAGTGGAGGAGGTGGATCCGAGTGAAGGTGAAGGATCTTCGTGTACGGAGCTGGTGAGAGCAATTTTGAAGTTGGGAGAGGTGTACGAGAGGATCGAAGGCGCGAAGTAGAGGATGGGAACTTTCTTGGTCTCTGTTTCTGCCAAGCAATTGTGAATATATGGTTAGAATTTTCATTCTTATGTGATTTTGAAGATTGAAACTCTATGTTACCTTGTGAGGTCTCAGATTGTTGATTTGGAACCATAACTTTGAGCATCTGCTCAAATGAGTTACTGAAAACGTGAATTGtgcgttgttgttgttgctgtacAGATAAGAATTTGTAGGGATTAGATTGTGGAGAAGCTATACTGTGGTTGAGCAAGGGAGCA contains these protein-coding regions:
- the LOC106378773 gene encoding receptor-like protein 35, whose translation is MPGWLWTLPNLTYLDLSNNTFTGFGNSMKHGLSMGKLFASNNNFTGNIPSFICDLRGLSILDLSNNNFSGVIPPCMENLYLTVLSLRQNRLHGGLPENICQFSTTLDVGHNKLTGKLPKSLINSSFLEVLNVESNIINDTFPFWLSSLPQLKILVLRSNAFHGPIHYTSFPKLQIVDISHNHFNGSLSSDYFVKWSAMSSLGDNYDQRFDKYMGDSYYHDSMVLMNKGLEMELVRILKIYTALDFSGNKFEGEIPRSIGLLKELHVLNLSNNAFTGHIPSSMGNLTALESLDVSQNQLSGEIPLELGELSFLSYMNFSHNKLTGLVPGSTQFRRVNCTSFEDNPGLFGPSLDEVCRDIHMPTPHETPESEEEEEEEVLSWIAAVIGVIPGIAFGWVIGYILFSYKPEWFINPFVLNKSRRNRTTTH